The genomic DNA ACGGGCTGGAGACGGTCTCGTAGCCGCCCGGCTGGCCGAGCTCGTGGTCGGACAGGCCGGTGCCGCAGCGCGGGCAGTAGGGGGTGATCCGGAAGTCGCGGAACAGCAGGTCCTTGTCGAAGACGACCTTGAGCGACCACCAGACGGACTCCACGTAGGCCGGGTCCATCGTGCGGTAGGCCGCCGACAGGTCGATCCAGTAGCCCATCCGCTCGGTCATGTCCTCGAAGGCGTCCACGTGCCGCAGCACCGACGCGCGGCACTTGTCGTTGAACTCGGCGACGCCGTACGCCTCGATGTCCTTCTTGCCGGAGAGGCCGAGCTCCTTCTCGACGGCGACCTCGACGGGCAGGCCGTGGCAGTCCCAGCCCGCTTTGCGGGGCACGTTGTAGCCCTGCATCGACTTGTAGCGGGGAAAGAGGTCCTTGAAGACGCGGGCCTCGACGTGGTGCACGCCGGGCATGCCGTTGGCGGTGGGCGGGCCCTCGTAGAAGACCCAGTTGGGGCCGCCGGCGTTCTGCTCGACCGAGCGCTCGAAGACCTTGCCGTCCCGCCAGCGGTCGAGCACCTCGTGTTCAAGCGCGGGCAGGTCGACCTGCGCGGGAAGAGAACGGAAATAGGCGGACATAACGGGCGGGACCTCCACGCTGGTGCTGGCAGTGGCGTGGAGGGACGAAGCCATGACGGCCCCGCGGTACCACCCTCCTTGACCCTCCGGTGGGAAGGCCCTCTTCTTTTGGTCGCTGCCGGGTCTACTGGGTTGCGGGAACCGTTCTTCCGGCGGCTCCGGGGTGATTCTCCCTCCGGGCCTCGCCCCGGGCTCACACCGTCCCCGGGTCGCTCGTGCGAGGGGGTTCGGAGGTGGCTGTCCCCATCAACGCCTTGCGAACTCACACGATAACGCACCGGCCTGCTCGAAGCTTCCCGATATGAACCGCGCGGGGGAATCGGGAGAGCGGGGCCGGATGTTACGGGAGTGGTAAACCGCACGGCGGGTCGTTTGCCGTTCTGTTATGAGGGACCTAGGCTGCCCGCACCGTTTACCGCATGGGATACGGTCCGATCGAGCAAGGAGGCCGACATGGCCGCGACTGTACGCGCAGACGGGAGCGCGGTAGCGCCGTCGGAGGACAGTACCGTCGTCACCTGGTCGGCCGAGGAGCTCGCGGAGGTCCGCGAGCGACTGGCCACGGAGATCCAGGAGCTGAACCGGGAGATCAACAAGGCCGAGACCGAGATCGCCTCAAGTGACGTGGCCGACGGGGCGGGGGACGACCAGGCCGATGCCGGGGCCCGTACGTATGAACGGGAACGCGAGATCGCCCTTACCCTGAATTCACGCGACCTGGTCGCGCAGAACGAGCGGGCGATCGCCCGTATCGACGCGGGAACCTACGGAGTGTGCGAATCGTGCCACAAGCCGATCGGCAAGGAGCGTCTTCAGGCGTTCCCGAGGGCGACGCTGTGCGTGGCCTGCAAGCAGCGGGAGGAGCGCCGCTGACCGGCGACGTCGTCGACGGGGCGGCCGCCGCCCCGTCCGGGGTGCGGCGGATCGCCGTGCTGGCGGCAATCGCCCCGATCGTCTACATACTCGACCTGGTCACCAAGACGGTCGTGTTGAGGACGCTCGAAGACAGGGAGCCGTTTGTCGTCATCCCCGGACTGCTCCAGTTCCGGGTCATCTTCAACTCCGGGGCCGCGTTCAGCATCGGCACCGGCATGACGATCGTCTTCACGTTCGTCGCGGCCGGAGTGGTGATCGCGATTCTGCGTACCGCGCGGCAGCTGCGCAGTCTGCCGTGGGCGGTCACACTCGGCCTGATGCTCGGCGGGGCGTTCGGGAACCTGACCGACCGAATCCTCCGCTGGCCCGCGGGCTTCGGCCGGCCGTCGCCGTTCCAGGGGCATGTGGTCGACTTCATCGAGACCTTCCCGGGACACTTCCCGGTCTTCAACGTCGCCGACTCGGCGATCGTCTGCGGTGGGATCCTGGCCGTCTTCCTCGCCTGGCGGGGCTACCAGATCGACGGCACGCGCGACATGGGAGAGAAGAAGAGCGATGGCTGAACAGCGGAGTCTCCCGGTCCCCGAGGGGCTGGAGGGCGAGCGTCTCGACGCCGCCCTGTCCCGGCTGTTCGGCCTGTCGCGCACCCGTGCGGCCGAGCTGATCGTCTCCGGCGACGTGCTGGTGGACGGCTCGCCCGCCGCCAAGTCCGACCGGGTCCACGCCGGCGCGTGGCTGGAGGTCAGTCTGCCGCCGCCGCCCACCGCGCCGATGCCGGTGGCGGAGCCCGTCCCCGGTATGAAGATCATTTATGAGGACGACGACATCGTGGTCGTCAACAAGCCCATCGGGGTGGCCGCCCATCCGACCACCGGCTGGACCGGGCCCACCGTGATCGGCGGGCTGCTCGGCACCGGGCACCGGGTGGCGACGAGCGGCGCCGCGGAGCGCCAGGGGATCGTGCACCGCCTGGACGCCAACACCACCGGCGCGATGGTCGTGGCCAAGAGCGAGCACGCCTACTCGCATCTCAAGCGGGCCTTCAAGGAGCGCACGGTCGAGAAGCGCTACCACGCGCTGGTCCAGGGCCACCCCGATCCGCTGCGCGGTACCGTCGACGCGCCGATCGACCGGCACCCTTCCGGAGACGGCCGGTTCGCGGTCGTGGCC from Streptosporangium sp. NBC_01756 includes the following:
- a CDS encoding TraR/DksA family transcriptional regulator; the encoded protein is MAATVRADGSAVAPSEDSTVVTWSAEELAEVRERLATEIQELNREINKAETEIASSDVADGAGDDQADAGARTYEREREIALTLNSRDLVAQNERAIARIDAGTYGVCESCHKPIGKERLQAFPRATLCVACKQREERR
- a CDS encoding signal peptidase II, producing the protein MRGLQAAGGAPLTGDVVDGAAAAPSGVRRIAVLAAIAPIVYILDLVTKTVVLRTLEDREPFVVIPGLLQFRVIFNSGAAFSIGTGMTIVFTFVAAGVVIAILRTARQLRSLPWAVTLGLMLGGAFGNLTDRILRWPAGFGRPSPFQGHVVDFIETFPGHFPVFNVADSAIVCGGILAVFLAWRGYQIDGTRDMGEKKSDG
- a CDS encoding RluA family pseudouridine synthase, producing MAEQRSLPVPEGLEGERLDAALSRLFGLSRTRAAELIVSGDVLVDGSPAAKSDRVHAGAWLEVSLPPPPTAPMPVAEPVPGMKIIYEDDDIVVVNKPIGVAAHPTTGWTGPTVIGGLLGTGHRVATSGAAERQGIVHRLDANTTGAMVVAKSEHAYSHLKRAFKERTVEKRYHALVQGHPDPLRGTVDAPIDRHPSGDGRFAVVAGGKESVTHYDTIEAFRAASLLDIKLETGRTHQIRVHMSALRHPCVGDMMYGADPTLAARLGMSRQWLHAVSLAFEHPATGEWVSFVTDYPDDLAHALKVVGNES